A window of Planctomycetota bacterium genomic DNA:
CATATTGGCATGGGGATGAGGAGAAGCACGTTGAAGACAATCGCGGCCAGCCAGTTCAAGGCTCACGCCCTCGCCACCATCGCCGAGGTAGCCGCCACGCGGGAGAGCGTGATCGTGACCAAGCGGGGCAAGCCCCTGGTGCGCGTGAGCCCGGTCGAGGAGCCGTCCCAGGACCACGCGCCCGGAAAGCTCGCCCACACGCTGATCTTCGAGGGGGACATTGTTTCGCCCTTGGGCGACGAGGACTGGGACGCCTGCCGGTGAAGTGCCTCCCCGACACCCACGCCTGGGTGTGGTGGCACGCGAGCCCGCGACGGCTCTCGCGGCGGGTTCGGGAGTTGATCGGCCGCCCAGGCGCCTACGAGGAACTGCTGCTGTCTGCCATCTCCCCCTGGGAGTTCGCCAAGCTCATCGAGAAGGGCAGGCTGGCCGTGTCCTGCGGGCCAGAGGAGTGGGTGCAACAGGCGCTCCGGATGGCCAAACTACGCGTCGTGCCGCTCACCCCGCGGATTGCCTGCCGTTCCACATCCCTGCCTCAGCCATTCCGCGGTGACCCGGCCGACCAGACCATCGTGGCGACTGCGCGAGAGGAGGGTGCGACGGTGCTGGCGCGGGACATGCGAATCCGCGGCTACCCTCACGTGCCCA
This region includes:
- a CDS encoding type II toxin-antitoxin system VapC family toxin, encoding MKCLPDTHAWVWWHASPRRLSRRVRELIGRPGAYEELLLSAISPWEFAKLIEKGRLAVSCGPEEWVQQALRMAKLRVVPLTPRIACRSTSLPQPFRGDPADQTIVATAREEGATVLARDMRIRGYPHVPSLW
- a CDS encoding type II toxin-antitoxin system Phd/YefM family antitoxin → MKTIAASQFKAHALATIAEVAATRESVIVTKRGKPLVRVSPVEEPSQDHAPGKLAHTLIFEGDIVSPLGDEDWDACR